In the Mus musculus strain C57BL/6J chromosome 5 unlocalized genomic contig, GRCm38.p6 C57BL/6J MMCHR5_RANDOM_CTG1 genome, one interval contains:
- the LOC102634529 gene encoding PRAME family member 8-like: MAFHLLSCGALIYRLQKAIFQALLGGLYVLFTHEFQLRILLIGDLKKMNVHTPPTLQKLAIQTLVREEALGMSDLEEMAHGLFPAHFKEAIDGRYIKLIKALVIAWPFHCLPVGALMRTTDLETLQAVLDGVDIRRTIGFHPRRKKLQYLDLRNVHHSFWNIWTDSEDSDYSAEILDEKKALQVRPRYALRQRLKVTVDLCIRSCLDEAQTWFLKWAQERKGSLYFCCTKMKIWTLPVKALRHIFHIFDPEHIMELELNTEWTLLELTHFAPYFGQMRNLCKVFLAPLHKIDFHLPNRTRVTEVKCINKFVSQFSKFNCLQHLFMFCVHFLRSQMNQVLGCLMTPLKTFSITYSLISQRDLDSFACCQSLFQLKHLELRGVVLLDLDLMPLRGLLMKVAGTLETLDLQGCRMKDSQLSVLLPAFKQCSQISNINFYNNEFSMPFLKDLLQHTANWSKMNVEQYPAPLECYDEFAQVSVERFVRLCQDLMDTLRAIRQPKNTSFATDICHTCGERWVFDQVANLCRCWQ; the protein is encoded by the exons ATGGCCTTCCATCTACTTTCCTGTGGTGCCTTGATATACAGGCTCCAGAAGGCAATATTTCAGGCTTTGCTGGGTGGATTATATGTCCTATTTACACATGAATTTCAACTCAG GATCCTTCTGATTGGAGACCTTAAGAAGATGAATGTTCATACCCCACCCACACTCCAGAAGCTGGCAATTCAGACTCTGGTGAGAGAGGAGGCTCTAGGCATGTCTGATCTGGAGGAGATGGCCCATGGACTCTTCCCAGCACATTTCAAGGAGGCCATTGATGGCAGGTATATCAAGCTCATAAAGGCATTGGTGATAGCCTGGCCTTTCCACTGTCTCCCTGTGGGGGCATTGATGAGGACTACTGACCTGGAAACATTGCAGGCTGTGCTAGATGGAGTAGACATTCGTCGAACCATAGGGTTTCACCCCAG GAGGAAAAAACTACAGTATCTCGACCTGAGGAATGTGCACCATAGCTTCTGGAACATATGGACTGATTCAGAGGACAGTGACTATTCAGCAGAGATCTTGGATGAAAAGAAAGCCCTGCAGGTCCGTCCCAGATATGCACTGAGGCAGCGTCTGAAGGTCACAGTTGACCtgtgcatcaggtcctgccttgATGAAGCACAAACATGGTTCTTGAAGTGGGCCCAGGAGAGAAAGGGCTCCCTATATTTCTGCTGTACAAAGATGAAAATCTGGACTCTGCCAGTAAAAGCTCTCAGACATATCTTCCACATTTTTGATCCAGAGCACATCATGGAGTTAGAACTAAACACTGAATGGACTCTTTTAGAGTTGACACATTTTGCCCCCTATTTTGGGCAGATGAGAAATCTTTGCAAAGTATTCCTGGCACCCCtccacaaaatcgacttccatttACCCAATAGAACAAGAGTCACCGAAGTCAAGTGTATCAACAAGTTTGTTTCTCAGTTCTCCAAATTCAACTGTCTGCAGCATCTTTTCATGTTCTGTGTCCATTTTCTCAGATCCCAGATGAATCAGGTCCTAGG GTGCTTGATGACACCCTTGAAGACCTTCTCCATTACTTACTCCCTGATTTCACAGAGAGATTTGGATTCCTTTGCCTGCTGTCAGAGCctctttcagctaaaacatcTGGAATTGAGAGGTGTGGTCTTACTGGATTTGGATCTTATGCCTCTGAGAGGTCTCCTCATGAAAGTGGCAGGCACTCTTGAGACTCTGGATTTGCAGGGGTGTAGGATGAAGGACTCCCAGCTCAGTGTCCTCCTACCTGCATTCAAACAATGCTCTCAGATCTCCAATATCAACTTCTACAACAATGAATTCTCCATGCCCTTCCTGAAGGACCTTTTGCAGCACACAGCCAACTGGAGCAAGATGAATGTGGAACAATACCCTGCCCCTCTGGAGTGCTATGATGAATTtgctcaagtctctgtagaaagatttgTGCGACTTTGTCAGGATCTCATGGATACACTGAGGgcaataaggcagcccaagaacaCCTCCTTTGCTACAGATATCTGCCACACATGTGGGGAGCGCTGGGTCTTTGACCAGGTGGCCAACCTTTGTCGTTGCTGGCAGTAA